Proteins co-encoded in one Brassica oleracea var. oleracea cultivar TO1000 chromosome C4, BOL, whole genome shotgun sequence genomic window:
- the LOC106337166 gene encoding F-box/kelch-repeat protein At1g64840-like, whose product MAPRKKSSNMVWVVKSKQPAKTTEVETEKNTSLLSDSVSKLQLSLKDQHTSSDWSNLPDELLRIISSKLEDCFDFIHARAVCSPWRSIFPFPSWLLRTSYSLPSFDRFGGFCTLEKFPVFLFRVRSPEDDDHALPSQFFVGGVGPDKSGDHMVTAPTSINVADCQIIPLGHRCRMVGYDPDSLSTGYRGVAILPLNNEEGGEFIVLIGYSHHMLALRSTEMRWMEVDNCSRADCIDIVTFRGKFYPVFTNGDVFAIDPYTLETTPLRPPQIAGCGRLNYLVPYGDDELYLVERIIVRNGVLSFANMACRVSVLDEEAGEWVVVSDLGDRVLLIGQLGNSSGNSACSAKELPEGCGVSGSSMLFINEMFHETFPYKYGVDTGSPEDDLNVWRCSRETRVTTLNKSPNKSPMVALRIERAEP is encoded by the exons ATGGCACCGAGAAAAAAGTCATCAAACATGGTTTGG GTTGTGAAATCGAAACAACCAGCTAAAACGACAGAAGTCGAAACTGAGAAGAATACATCTCTTCTCTCAGATAGT GTTTCAAAACTGCAGCTGTCTTTGAAAGACCAGCACACATCATCCGACTGGTCCAATCTCCCTGATGAGCTACTGCGCATCATCTCCTCAAAGCTAGAAGACTGTTTCGATTTTATCCATGCCCGCGCTGTTTGCAGCCCGTGGCGATCCATCTTCCCCTTTCCTTCTTGGCTACTACGCACAAGCTACTCTCTTCCTTCGTTCGACAGGTTCGGAGGCTTCTGCACCCTCGAGAAGTTCCCTGTCTTCCTCTTCAGAGTCCGTTCTCCGGAAGACGACGACCACGCGTTACCGTCTCAGTTTTTCGTTGGAGGAGTAGGACCAGATAAGTCCGGGGATCACATGGTGACTGCTCCAACCTCGATCAACGTTGCTGACTGTCAGATTATCCCTCTGGGGCATAGGTGCAGAATGGTCGGTTACGATCCTGATTCATTATCAACAGGTTACAGAGGCGTGGCTATTCTTCCGCTGAACAATGAGGAAGGAGGAGAGTTCATTGTGCTTATCGGTTACTCTCATCATATGTTGGCGTTAAGAAGTACTGAAATGCGTTGGATGGAGGTTGATAATTGCTCGAGAGCTGATTGCATCGATATAGTCACCTTCAGAGGCAAATTCTATCCGGTCTTCACCAACGGGGACGTATTCGCCATCGATCCTTACACGCTGGAAACGACGCCGCTGAGGCCACCACAGATCGCGGGGTGTGGAAGACTAAATTATCTGGTGCCGTACGGTGACGATGAGCTTTACCTTGTTGAGAGAATCATCGTTCGTAACGGTGTTTTGAGTTTCGCCAATATGGCGTGTAGAGTGAGTGTGCTGGATGAGGAAGCTGGCGAATGGGTCGTAGTCAGTGATTTGGGGGACCGTGTGTTGTTGATTGGACAGCTGGGGAATAGCTCTGGGAACAGCGCGTGCTCGGCTAAGGAGCTTCCTGAGGGTTGTGGTGTGAGTGGGAGCTCGATGCTGTTCATCAATGAGATGTTCCATGAGACTTTTCCTTATAAATATGGAGTGGATACAGGAAGCCCTGAAGACGACTTGAATGTTTGGAGATGTTCGAGAGAGACTCGTGTGACGACCCTCAATAAGTCTCCCAATAAGTCTCCCATGGTGGCTCTCCGGATTGAGCGCGCTGAGCCGTGA